From Erigeron canadensis isolate Cc75 chromosome 8, C_canadensis_v1, whole genome shotgun sequence, one genomic window encodes:
- the LOC122610560 gene encoding uncharacterized protein LOC122610560, whose product MGCSKEEEDKCFLFEMDFLESELNKPTNLSSSSSSSQPPCSSFHLSLQEILSKSSHGETEVFEKILFYLKESGNKSGKMFNLNKWIIMRLKMDNYEASLCETSWISTSGQPTGVYEYIDVMMNDKDQSLRRLIVDMDFKSQFILARQTQVYSDLINALPSIFVGTEEKLNSIICLICKAAKQCLQEKGLHIPPWRKAGYMQSKWLSHNCKKVPFSPLENHMQGHV is encoded by the exons atgggatgttcaaaagaagaagaagacaaatGCTTCCTTTTTGAGATGGATTTCCTTGAGTCAGAACTAAATAAACCAACCAACttatcctcttcttcttcttcttcacaaCCTCCTTGCAGCTCATTTCATCTTTCTTTGCAG GAAATTCTTAGCAAGTCATCACATGGTGAGACAGAGGTGTTTGagaaaatcttgttttatttgaaagaaagtGGAAATAAAAGTGGGAAAATGTTTAACCTTAATAAATGGATTATTATGAGGTTGAAAATGGACAACTATGAAGCTTCTCTTTGTGAGACCTCTTGGATCTCCACTTCTGGTCAGCCCACAG GTGTGTACGAATATATAGACGTGATGATGAATGATAAGGACCAAAGTCTGAGAAGGTTGATTGTGGATATGGATTTCAAGTCACAATTTATTTTGGCAAGACAGACCCAAGTCTACTCTGACCTTATCAATGCTTTGCCAAGTATATTTGTTGGAACAGAGGAGAAGCTCAACTCTATAATATGTTTGATATGTAAAGCAGCCAAACAATGCCTTCAAGAAAAGGGTCTCCACATCCCTCCATGGAGAAAAGCAGGATACATGCAGTCCAAATGGCTATCTCATAATTGCAAAAAGGTTCCTTTTTCACCCTTGGAGAACCACATGCAAGGTCATGTCTGA
- the LOC122579588 gene encoding putative UDP-glucuronate:xylan alpha-glucuronosyltransferase 3, with protein MRGPGGATPSPIEPRHRLSVTNDDSSKRRSFGSRALKDGEKPYLSFNQDRNGTCKFPTLKLILVIIILGAFFTLLHSPAVYNTERPFSLGSRDSVVERRIMEKSLTDDERYISHLKVNWNNIFGIIKKLPDTNEYKGIGLLNFNETEINQWKKIVPDAEHIPLHLDSVAKNITWEDLYPEWIDEEEEFKVPVCPKVPNIQAPRTPRIDFIAVKLPCSKTRDWSRDVARLHLQLAAARLAAKSKGFHLVRVLLVTDCFPIANLFTCKELVVHRGDVWLYEPDLNKLREKVQLPVGSCELSVPLKAKDYRYSGNPKREAYATILHSAHIYVCGAITAAQSIRMSGSIRDLVILVDKTISDYHREGLEAAGWKVHTIERIRNPKAEKDAYNEFNYSKFRLWQLTDYDKIIFIDADLLILRNIDFLFEMPEITAIGNNATLFNSGVMVVEPSNCTFKLLMDHINEIESYNGGDQGYLNEIFTWWHRIPKHMNFLKHFWEGDEPEKKEMKTRLFGSDPPVLYVLHYLGLKPWLCFRDYDCNWNVAKIQEFASDVAHARWWKVHDAMPENLHKYCLLRSKQKAALEWDRREAEKANYSDGHWKIKIKDPRLETCFETFCFWESMLWHWGETNWTDNATTNAQPPPVTMALPSL; from the exons ATGAGAGGACCAGGTGGTGCAACTCCATCACCAATCGAGCCTCGACACCGTTTATCGGTCACCAA TGATGATTCAAGTAAAAGAAGGTCATTTGGAAGTAGAGCTTTGAAGGATGGTGAGAAGCCGTATCTTAGTTTTAACCAGGACAGAAATGGAACCTGCAAATTTCCTACTTTAAAGCTcattttggtaattattatATTGGGGGCATTTTTTACGCTCTTACACTCCCCAGCTGTATATAACACAGAACGTCCTTTCAGTTTAGGATCTCG GGATAGTGTGGTAGAAAGACGGATAATGGAGAAATCTCTCACAGATGATGAACGATATATATCCCATTTAAAAGTTAATTGGAACAATATCTTTGGAATAATCAAGAAGCTTCCAGACACTAATGAGTATAAAGGTATTGGTTTGCTGAACTTCAATGAGACCGAAATTAACCAATGGAAGAAGATTGTACCAGATGCTGAGCACATACCTCTACACCTTGATTCCGTTGCGAAAAACATAACTTGGGAAGATCTGTATCCCGAATGGATAGATGAGGAAGAAGAGTTTAAGGTTCCCGTATGTCCAAAAGTGCCAAATATTCAAGCCCCCAGAACACCAAGAATTGATTTCATAGCTGTAAAGCTTCCATGTTCAAAGACAAGGGATTGGTCAAGAGATGTGGCGCGTTTGCACTTGCAACTTGCAGCTGCAAGACTTGCTGCCAAATCTAAAGGTTTTCATCTCGTCAGGGTGCTTTTAGTGACTGACTGTTTTCCCATTGCGAATCTTTTTACATGCAAAGAGCTTGTTGTACATAGAGGGGACGTTTGGCTTTATGAACCAGACCTTAACAAGCTGAGGGAAAAAGTGCAGCTTCCAGTTGGGTCATGTGAACTTTCAGTTCCTCTCAAGGCGAAAG ATTATCGATATTCAGGAAATCCAAAGCGAGAAGCTTATGCCACCATTCTCCACTCAGCTCACATTTATGTATGTGGGGCCATTACAGCAGCACAAAGCATTCGTATGTCTGGCTCAATCCGAGACTTAGTCATACTAGTCGATAAGACAATAAGTGACTACCACAGAGAAGGACTCGAAGCTGCAGGCTGGAAAGTCCATACAATAGAAAGGATTAGAAACCCAAAAGCTGAAAAGGATGCATACAATGAATTTAACTATAGCAAGTTTCGTCTATGGCAGCTAACCGATTATGACAAAATCATCTTCATTGATGCTGATTTGCTTATTCTTAGAAACATCGATTTCCTCTTTGAAATGCCTGAAATCACTGCCATTGGAAACAATGCTACCCTTTTTAACTCTGGTGTGATGGTGGTTGAACCATCTAACTGTACATTCAAGCTGCTAATGGATCATATTAATGAAATTGAATCATATAATGGTGGAGATCAAGGGTACTTGAATGAGATCTTCACTTGGTGGCATCGAATCCCTAAACACATGAACTTTTTGAAGCATTTTTGGGAAGGCGATGAGccagaaaagaaagaaatgaaaacacGATTATTTGGATCTGACCCGCCGGTTCTTTATGTTCTTCACTATCTAGGCCTAAAACCATGGTTATGCTTTCGTGACTATGACTGCAACTGGAATGTGGCTAAAATCCAAGAGTTTGCTAGTGACGTTGCACACGCACGATGGTGGAAGGTTCATGATGCAATGCCTGAGAATCTGCATAAGTATTGTTTGCTTAGGTCAAAACAAAAGGCGGCTTTAGAATGGGATAGACGGGAAGCTGAGAAAGCTAATTATTCAGACGGGCACTGGAAGATTAAGATAAAGGATCCTCGTTTGGAGACTTGTTTTGAGACATTTTGTTTCTGGGAGAGTATGCTTTGGCATTGGGGTGAAACAAATTGGACAGACAATGCCACAACAAATGCTCAGCCTCCACCGGTCACAATGGCACTGCCGTCATTGTAA
- the LOC122579137 gene encoding zinc finger CCCH domain-containing protein 38-like isoform X1 translates to MSDRRRRSESLWDRKEDVVPKNETKEFDLSFTGGGSPKWSNLDADDVLISDDYSRQLSRELMQTNENMPMDNDRDRMKTDPAFDEWANQYDSHPLDNRGDDRGVSVPGSMSKDRDRGRSRSLSPHRSRGRDRDRGSTRALARSRSRSRDRDQGRPRSPSRGGANRLDDDYLSGSRSRDDRNSRDRTRSKGSDGYKKDSAPYDDYRKSNRSAFDDQDHRRQSSQAMKHSCKFFMMGRCNRDNCRFSHDPPESGSYEGRSHDNIQSNNNSWTEQPQEHVSASGFSDVPNSNPSFDDKNSSWNDPSWNNLDLGGFDEMSRDMDMASNQESQLIHDGSGVYKSDGHQMAPGVTNQQALSYGEPFTQIVQNTASQFPSNANGNGPQIQLNGSVEDMFLSVGIQNQTDIQNKGGKSLETSKNNIPQVPGETTSNTEQVPQKAQSLNLADALGLLYSLPDSASMTVNEPVKTSVPQSLMSVEPVGEPKVSEERKAEDPGKPETTGKLEEGNIGNDEKAMRQFKIALVEFVKEILKPTWKEGKMSREVYKNIVKKVVEKVTSTVQGVQIPRTQEKVDHYLAFSKSKITKLVEAYVGRFQKA, encoded by the exons ATGAGTGATAGACGTAGAAGGTCTGAATCTTTATGGGACAGAAAAGAAGACGTGGTGCCTAAAAATGAGACTAAGGAGTTTGATTTAAGCTTTACAGGTGGTGGTTCACCAAAATGGTCAAATTTAGATGCTGATGATGTCCTGATCTCTGATGATTATTCGAGGCAGCTATCTCGAGAGCTGATGCAGACAAATGAAAACATGCCCATGGATAATGACAGAGATAGAATGAAGACAGATCCTGCTTTTGACGAATGGGCAAATCAATATGACTCCCATCCTTTAGACAATAG GGGTGATGATCGAGGAGTAAGTGTCCCTGGGAGCATGAGCAAGGATAGAGACCGAGGTAGGAGCAGAAGTTTGAGCCCCCACCGAAGCCGGGGCCGGGACAGGGATAGAGGTAGCACTAGGGCCTTGGCTAGGAGCAGGAGTCGGAGTAGAGATAGGGACCAGGGCAGACCGAGGAGCCCTTCTAGAGGTGGTGCAAACCGACTAGATGATGATTACTTAAGTGGATCTCGATCCCGTGATGATAGAAATTCTCGCGATCGCACACGAAGCAAGGGTTCAGATGGTTATAAAAAAGATAGTGCACCTTATGATGATTACCGGAAAAGCAATAGGAGTGCTTTTGACGATCAAGATCACAGGCGGCAATCAAGCCAAGCTATGAAACACTCATGCAAGTTTTTTATGATGGGTAGATGCAACCGCGACAACTGCAGGTTTTCTCATGACCCTCCAGAATCAGGTAGCTATGAAGGTAGGTCACATGATAACATCCAGAGTAACAATAATTCATGGACTGAGCAACCACAAGAACATGTAAGTGCTTCGGGGTTTTCTGATGTTCCTAATTCCAACCCTAGTTTTGATGACAAGAATAGTTCTTGGAATGACCCGTCATGGAACAATCTGGATTTAGGaggttttgatgaaatgtcaCGTGATATGGATATGGCTAGTAATCAAGAATCTCAACTCATTCATGATGGTTCCGGAGTGTATAAGTCTGATGGTCACCAAATGGCCCCTGGGGTGACCAATCAACAAGCTCTTTCCTACGGAGAACCTTTTACTCAAATTGTTCAAAATACAGCTTCTCAGTTCCCTTCAAATGCAAACGGGAATGGACCTCAAATTCAGTTAAATGGTTCAGTTGAAGATATGTTTCTAAGTGTGGGCATACAAAATCAGACAGATATTCAGAACAAAGGTGGAAAGTCTCTAGAAACTTCTAAAAATAATATCCCACAAGTACCGGGTGAAACCACATCAAATACTGAGCAGGTTCCTCAGAAAGCTCAGAGCCTAAATCTCGCTGATGCCCTCGGATTGCTCTACTCTCTTCCGGACTCTGCATCTATGACTGTCAATGAGCCTGTAAAAACTAGCGTACCTCAAAGTCTGATGTCAGTGGAACCAGTTGGAGAGCCaaaagttagtgaagaaagaAAAGCCGAGGATCCTGGAAAACCCGAGACTACAGGAAAACTGGAGGAGGGCAATATTGGCAATGATGAAAAGGCGATGAGGCAGTTCAAGATTGCACTTGTGGAATTTGTTAAAGAGATTCTGAAACCAACTTGGAAGGAAGGTAAGATGAGTAGAgaagtttacaaaaatattGTAAAGAAAGTAGTTGAAAAGGTTACGAGTACAGTACAAGGAGTTCAGATCCCAAGAACGCAAGAGAAAGTCGATCACTATCTCGCGTTTTCTAAATCCAAAATTACTAAGCTTGTTGAG GCATATGTGGGAAGGTTTCAAAAGGCATAG
- the LOC122579137 gene encoding zinc finger CCCH domain-containing protein 38-like isoform X2, with the protein MQTNENMPMDNDRDRMKTDPAFDEWANQYDSHPLDNRGDDRGVSVPGSMSKDRDRGRSRSLSPHRSRGRDRDRGSTRALARSRSRSRDRDQGRPRSPSRGGANRLDDDYLSGSRSRDDRNSRDRTRSKGSDGYKKDSAPYDDYRKSNRSAFDDQDHRRQSSQAMKHSCKFFMMGRCNRDNCRFSHDPPESGSYEGRSHDNIQSNNNSWTEQPQEHVSASGFSDVPNSNPSFDDKNSSWNDPSWNNLDLGGFDEMSRDMDMASNQESQLIHDGSGVYKSDGHQMAPGVTNQQALSYGEPFTQIVQNTASQFPSNANGNGPQIQLNGSVEDMFLSVGIQNQTDIQNKGGKSLETSKNNIPQVPGETTSNTEQVPQKAQSLNLADALGLLYSLPDSASMTVNEPVKTSVPQSLMSVEPVGEPKVSEERKAEDPGKPETTGKLEEGNIGNDEKAMRQFKIALVEFVKEILKPTWKEGKMSREVYKNIVKKVVEKVTSTVQGVQIPRTQEKVDHYLAFSKSKITKLVEAYVGRFQKA; encoded by the exons ATGCAGACAAATGAAAACATGCCCATGGATAATGACAGAGATAGAATGAAGACAGATCCTGCTTTTGACGAATGGGCAAATCAATATGACTCCCATCCTTTAGACAATAG GGGTGATGATCGAGGAGTAAGTGTCCCTGGGAGCATGAGCAAGGATAGAGACCGAGGTAGGAGCAGAAGTTTGAGCCCCCACCGAAGCCGGGGCCGGGACAGGGATAGAGGTAGCACTAGGGCCTTGGCTAGGAGCAGGAGTCGGAGTAGAGATAGGGACCAGGGCAGACCGAGGAGCCCTTCTAGAGGTGGTGCAAACCGACTAGATGATGATTACTTAAGTGGATCTCGATCCCGTGATGATAGAAATTCTCGCGATCGCACACGAAGCAAGGGTTCAGATGGTTATAAAAAAGATAGTGCACCTTATGATGATTACCGGAAAAGCAATAGGAGTGCTTTTGACGATCAAGATCACAGGCGGCAATCAAGCCAAGCTATGAAACACTCATGCAAGTTTTTTATGATGGGTAGATGCAACCGCGACAACTGCAGGTTTTCTCATGACCCTCCAGAATCAGGTAGCTATGAAGGTAGGTCACATGATAACATCCAGAGTAACAATAATTCATGGACTGAGCAACCACAAGAACATGTAAGTGCTTCGGGGTTTTCTGATGTTCCTAATTCCAACCCTAGTTTTGATGACAAGAATAGTTCTTGGAATGACCCGTCATGGAACAATCTGGATTTAGGaggttttgatgaaatgtcaCGTGATATGGATATGGCTAGTAATCAAGAATCTCAACTCATTCATGATGGTTCCGGAGTGTATAAGTCTGATGGTCACCAAATGGCCCCTGGGGTGACCAATCAACAAGCTCTTTCCTACGGAGAACCTTTTACTCAAATTGTTCAAAATACAGCTTCTCAGTTCCCTTCAAATGCAAACGGGAATGGACCTCAAATTCAGTTAAATGGTTCAGTTGAAGATATGTTTCTAAGTGTGGGCATACAAAATCAGACAGATATTCAGAACAAAGGTGGAAAGTCTCTAGAAACTTCTAAAAATAATATCCCACAAGTACCGGGTGAAACCACATCAAATACTGAGCAGGTTCCTCAGAAAGCTCAGAGCCTAAATCTCGCTGATGCCCTCGGATTGCTCTACTCTCTTCCGGACTCTGCATCTATGACTGTCAATGAGCCTGTAAAAACTAGCGTACCTCAAAGTCTGATGTCAGTGGAACCAGTTGGAGAGCCaaaagttagtgaagaaagaAAAGCCGAGGATCCTGGAAAACCCGAGACTACAGGAAAACTGGAGGAGGGCAATATTGGCAATGATGAAAAGGCGATGAGGCAGTTCAAGATTGCACTTGTGGAATTTGTTAAAGAGATTCTGAAACCAACTTGGAAGGAAGGTAAGATGAGTAGAgaagtttacaaaaatattGTAAAGAAAGTAGTTGAAAAGGTTACGAGTACAGTACAAGGAGTTCAGATCCCAAGAACGCAAGAGAAAGTCGATCACTATCTCGCGTTTTCTAAATCCAAAATTACTAAGCTTGTTGAG GCATATGTGGGAAGGTTTCAAAAGGCATAG
- the LOC122579137 gene encoding zinc finger CCCH domain-containing protein 38-like isoform X3, whose translation MSKDRDRGRSRSLSPHRSRGRDRDRGSTRALARSRSRSRDRDQGRPRSPSRGGANRLDDDYLSGSRSRDDRNSRDRTRSKGSDGYKKDSAPYDDYRKSNRSAFDDQDHRRQSSQAMKHSCKFFMMGRCNRDNCRFSHDPPESGSYEGRSHDNIQSNNNSWTEQPQEHVSASGFSDVPNSNPSFDDKNSSWNDPSWNNLDLGGFDEMSRDMDMASNQESQLIHDGSGVYKSDGHQMAPGVTNQQALSYGEPFTQIVQNTASQFPSNANGNGPQIQLNGSVEDMFLSVGIQNQTDIQNKGGKSLETSKNNIPQVPGETTSNTEQVPQKAQSLNLADALGLLYSLPDSASMTVNEPVKTSVPQSLMSVEPVGEPKVSEERKAEDPGKPETTGKLEEGNIGNDEKAMRQFKIALVEFVKEILKPTWKEGKMSREVYKNIVKKVVEKVTSTVQGVQIPRTQEKVDHYLAFSKSKITKLVEAYVGRFQKA comes from the exons ATGAGCAAGGATAGAGACCGAGGTAGGAGCAGAAGTTTGAGCCCCCACCGAAGCCGGGGCCGGGACAGGGATAGAGGTAGCACTAGGGCCTTGGCTAGGAGCAGGAGTCGGAGTAGAGATAGGGACCAGGGCAGACCGAGGAGCCCTTCTAGAGGTGGTGCAAACCGACTAGATGATGATTACTTAAGTGGATCTCGATCCCGTGATGATAGAAATTCTCGCGATCGCACACGAAGCAAGGGTTCAGATGGTTATAAAAAAGATAGTGCACCTTATGATGATTACCGGAAAAGCAATAGGAGTGCTTTTGACGATCAAGATCACAGGCGGCAATCAAGCCAAGCTATGAAACACTCATGCAAGTTTTTTATGATGGGTAGATGCAACCGCGACAACTGCAGGTTTTCTCATGACCCTCCAGAATCAGGTAGCTATGAAGGTAGGTCACATGATAACATCCAGAGTAACAATAATTCATGGACTGAGCAACCACAAGAACATGTAAGTGCTTCGGGGTTTTCTGATGTTCCTAATTCCAACCCTAGTTTTGATGACAAGAATAGTTCTTGGAATGACCCGTCATGGAACAATCTGGATTTAGGaggttttgatgaaatgtcaCGTGATATGGATATGGCTAGTAATCAAGAATCTCAACTCATTCATGATGGTTCCGGAGTGTATAAGTCTGATGGTCACCAAATGGCCCCTGGGGTGACCAATCAACAAGCTCTTTCCTACGGAGAACCTTTTACTCAAATTGTTCAAAATACAGCTTCTCAGTTCCCTTCAAATGCAAACGGGAATGGACCTCAAATTCAGTTAAATGGTTCAGTTGAAGATATGTTTCTAAGTGTGGGCATACAAAATCAGACAGATATTCAGAACAAAGGTGGAAAGTCTCTAGAAACTTCTAAAAATAATATCCCACAAGTACCGGGTGAAACCACATCAAATACTGAGCAGGTTCCTCAGAAAGCTCAGAGCCTAAATCTCGCTGATGCCCTCGGATTGCTCTACTCTCTTCCGGACTCTGCATCTATGACTGTCAATGAGCCTGTAAAAACTAGCGTACCTCAAAGTCTGATGTCAGTGGAACCAGTTGGAGAGCCaaaagttagtgaagaaagaAAAGCCGAGGATCCTGGAAAACCCGAGACTACAGGAAAACTGGAGGAGGGCAATATTGGCAATGATGAAAAGGCGATGAGGCAGTTCAAGATTGCACTTGTGGAATTTGTTAAAGAGATTCTGAAACCAACTTGGAAGGAAGGTAAGATGAGTAGAgaagtttacaaaaatattGTAAAGAAAGTAGTTGAAAAGGTTACGAGTACAGTACAAGGAGTTCAGATCCCAAGAACGCAAGAGAAAGTCGATCACTATCTCGCGTTTTCTAAATCCAAAATTACTAAGCTTGTTGAG GCATATGTGGGAAGGTTTCAAAAGGCATAG